Proteins from a single region of Pseudopedobacter saltans DSM 12145:
- a CDS encoding sodium:solute symporter: MKNLPFLDLAVIALYLIGMVLVGVFFSRKNHSSDDYSKASGKIPGWAIGLSIYATFLSSNTFLGVPGKAFGGNWNAFVFSLSMPLAAWVAAKYFVPFYRTVGEVSAYTNLEKRFGAWARTYAVVCFLLTQLARMGSIFFGISLTLQALTGYSMETIMLVTGICIIIYTVMGGIEAVIWTEVVQGVLKTLGAVLIIYLIVVDIPGGFSKIIEVGKADNKFSLGSLSLDFTQSTFWVILLYGFFINLNNFGMDQNYVQRYHTARTAKEAIKSVWLCVWCYVPASLLFFIIGTCLYTYYQLHPDLIEPVKLQAAAERLGSAASSSDIAALAANLKPEDYGDKVMPHFMVTMIPTGLVGLIVSAILSAAMSTISSGMNASATVFAEDIYKRYFRPNITDKHNMKLLHVGTVVFGLAGMICGIAMIGVKSILDIWWQLSGIFAGGMLGLFLLGLISKRSGNTEALAATIVGLMVILWMSLSYLIPQEYSYLKNPLHANMIIVVGTLTIYLVGSIMTKFKSETGINN; this comes from the coding sequence ATGAAGAATCTTCCATTTTTAGACTTAGCCGTAATCGCGCTTTACCTGATAGGAATGGTATTGGTAGGTGTGTTTTTTTCGAGAAAGAACCACAGTTCCGATGATTATTCCAAAGCATCGGGAAAAATTCCCGGCTGGGCTATCGGATTATCAATTTATGCAACCTTTTTAAGCAGTAATACTTTTTTAGGCGTCCCGGGAAAAGCCTTTGGCGGCAATTGGAATGCTTTCGTTTTTAGTTTATCTATGCCATTAGCGGCATGGGTTGCAGCTAAATATTTTGTTCCCTTCTACAGAACTGTAGGCGAGGTTTCGGCTTACACCAATCTTGAAAAGAGGTTTGGTGCATGGGCGCGTACTTATGCAGTCGTTTGTTTCCTTTTAACTCAGCTGGCCAGAATGGGGTCTATCTTTTTCGGAATTAGTCTTACTCTGCAAGCCTTAACAGGTTATAGTATGGAAACGATTATGCTGGTAACGGGAATCTGTATTATTATTTATACTGTTATGGGGGGAATAGAGGCGGTAATTTGGACAGAGGTAGTTCAAGGAGTATTAAAAACTCTTGGAGCAGTACTAATTATTTATCTGATTGTTGTAGATATACCAGGAGGATTCTCTAAAATTATAGAAGTTGGAAAAGCTGATAATAAATTCAGTTTGGGTTCATTGTCATTAGATTTTACCCAATCCACCTTTTGGGTTATCCTGTTGTATGGTTTCTTTATTAATTTAAACAATTTTGGTATGGACCAGAATTATGTTCAAAGATACCATACCGCAAGAACCGCTAAAGAAGCCATTAAATCAGTTTGGCTATGTGTTTGGTGTTATGTTCCGGCTTCTCTACTTTTCTTTATTATAGGGACTTGTTTGTATACATATTATCAATTACATCCAGATCTTATAGAGCCGGTAAAATTACAAGCCGCAGCAGAAAGGCTGGGCTCTGCCGCAAGTTCTTCGGATATAGCTGCTTTAGCAGCAAACCTAAAGCCGGAAGATTATGGAGATAAAGTAATGCCACATTTTATGGTAACCATGATTCCTACCGGATTAGTGGGATTAATCGTCTCGGCAATCCTTTCAGCAGCAATGAGCACCATAAGTTCAGGAATGAACGCATCAGCTACGGTATTTGCAGAAGATATTTATAAAAGATATTTCCGACCAAATATTACCGACAAACACAATATGAAATTATTACATGTCGGAACAGTCGTATTCGGTTTGGCAGGTATGATTTGCGGTATCGCCATGATTGGAGTGAAAAGCATACTGGATATCTGGTGGCAGCTATCCGGAATATTTGCGGGAGGTATGTTGGGGTTATTCTTATTAGGATTAATCAGCAAACGTTCAGGGAATACCGAAGCTCTGGCTGCAACTATTGTCGGGCTTATGGTAATTTTATGGATGTCATTATCTTATTTGATTCCTCAGGAATACAGCTATTTGAAGAATCCTTTACACGCAAATATGATTATTGTAGTTGGAACATTAACGATTTATCTGGTAGGATCAATAATGACAAAATTCAAAAGCGAAACCGGCATTAATAATTAA
- a CDS encoding dihydrodipicolinate synthase family protein, with protein MEKREKGFIPVMLTPFKDNGEVDYNGLIKLTELYIQAGAAGLFANCLSSEMFELCKDERLKVVDQVVQVANQANIPVVATGTFGGPIEQQADFVKEIYNTGVEAVIGITGLLAEETDNDAVFNDNVERLLSLTEQIPLGFYECPVPYKRLISAEQLGGLIKTGRVTYHKDTCLDIDQVRAKIAATKGYNFGLYDAYMVHAVESLKAGSAGLSCIQGNFYPELVVWLCKNYDNESIKEQVDLVQQFFTNNMDVMHNVYPTIAKYSLQRRGFDISTFTRRDGVGTFNSQIKQGIQDLDNRYAVLKDELELSFTLA; from the coding sequence ATGGAAAAGAGAGAGAAAGGTTTTATTCCCGTTATGCTTACACCATTTAAAGATAATGGAGAAGTAGACTATAACGGTTTAATTAAATTAACAGAACTTTATATACAGGCAGGAGCAGCGGGTTTATTTGCAAACTGTTTATCCAGCGAGATGTTCGAACTATGCAAAGATGAAAGACTGAAAGTCGTAGACCAGGTAGTTCAGGTAGCTAATCAGGCAAATATTCCAGTTGTAGCTACGGGTACCTTTGGTGGTCCTATAGAACAACAGGCGGATTTTGTTAAAGAAATATACAATACAGGTGTCGAAGCGGTAATTGGCATTACAGGTTTATTGGCAGAGGAAACCGATAACGACGCTGTTTTCAATGATAATGTTGAAAGATTATTATCCTTAACAGAGCAAATTCCTTTAGGTTTCTATGAATGTCCGGTGCCTTATAAGAGATTGATATCTGCCGAGCAATTAGGCGGTTTAATTAAAACAGGACGTGTAACTTACCATAAAGACACCTGTCTGGATATCGATCAGGTAAGGGCAAAAATAGCAGCTACTAAAGGCTATAATTTCGGTTTGTATGACGCTTATATGGTACATGCGGTAGAATCGTTAAAAGCGGGATCGGCAGGACTGTCTTGTATTCAGGGGAATTTCTATCCTGAACTGGTAGTTTGGTTGTGCAAAAACTACGATAATGAATCTATAAAGGAACAAGTAGATCTTGTACAACAGTTTTTTACTAATAATATGGATGTTATGCATAATGTATATCCAACCATAGCCAAGTATTCTTTACAAAGAAGAGGTTTCGATATATCTACTTTTACAAGAAGAGATGGAGTAGGTACTTTTAATAGTCAGATTAAGCAGGGAATTCAGGATTTGGATAATCGATATGCGGTTTTAAAAGATGAACTAGAGTTGTCTTTTACTTTAGCTTAG
- a CDS encoding NupC/NupG family nucleoside CNT transporter, which produces MHRFHGIIGIVLILGLAFLLSNNKKKINYRLVLSGLALQLIIAISILRVDAIRSFFQTLGKGMQKIEHFAKAGVDFAYGGIATMSYDGTPQKFEAPGSFVFAFNVTATIILVCVLVAVFYYLGIMQRIVAVIARGMNVLMRVSGSEALSNVASAFVGQVEAQVMIRPYLKGMTKSELLASMSGSLACIAGGILIVYANMGAQAGMDLAPKLIMASLMAAPGALIISKIIYPETEASETMGKVKLEVKSEYTNLIDAITHGAGDGFKIAMNVIAMIIGFIALIALLDWCLLSIAHLFNPNFDLTLDWIFGKIFYPFAWAMGVPSEDLSSTATLLGQKLTVNEFLAFKNLTSNTVPIVTEKGLLIVSIAICGFANFSSVGMLIGGIGTLAPERRPDLAKLGIKALICGTLASYLSASIAGILV; this is translated from the coding sequence ATGCATCGTTTTCATGGGATTATAGGAATTGTCTTGATTCTGGGTCTTGCATTTCTATTATCCAACAACAAGAAAAAAATCAACTACCGGCTTGTTCTTAGCGGGTTAGCACTTCAATTAATCATAGCAATTTCTATATTAAGAGTCGACGCCATCAGGAGCTTCTTCCAAACCTTAGGAAAGGGAATGCAAAAAATTGAACACTTTGCAAAAGCGGGTGTAGATTTCGCTTATGGTGGCATAGCTACAATGAGCTATGACGGTACGCCTCAAAAATTCGAAGCGCCTGGCAGTTTTGTATTCGCATTTAATGTTACTGCAACCATCATTTTGGTCTGCGTACTGGTAGCTGTATTTTATTATCTTGGAATTATGCAACGCATTGTCGCTGTTATAGCCCGAGGAATGAATGTTTTGATGCGCGTTAGCGGTTCTGAAGCTTTAAGTAATGTAGCAAGCGCATTTGTGGGGCAAGTTGAGGCGCAAGTGATGATAAGGCCTTATCTTAAAGGCATGACAAAAAGCGAATTACTAGCTTCCATGAGCGGTAGTTTAGCATGTATTGCCGGTGGTATTTTAATAGTATATGCTAATATGGGCGCACAGGCAGGGATGGATTTGGCTCCGAAATTAATTATGGCCAGTTTAATGGCTGCACCCGGTGCGCTCATTATATCAAAGATTATCTATCCGGAAACTGAAGCTTCTGAAACTATGGGTAAAGTAAAGCTTGAGGTAAAGAGTGAATACACTAATCTGATAGATGCAATTACCCATGGTGCCGGAGATGGTTTTAAGATTGCTATGAATGTAATTGCCATGATAATTGGTTTTATCGCATTGATAGCATTGCTTGATTGGTGTTTATTAAGCATAGCTCATTTGTTTAATCCTAACTTCGATTTAACCTTAGACTGGATTTTTGGTAAGATCTTTTACCCATTTGCCTGGGCTATGGGTGTTCCAAGTGAAGATTTGAGCAGTACAGCGACTCTTCTGGGACAAAAATTAACAGTTAATGAATTCCTTGCTTTTAAAAATCTGACTTCTAATACGGTTCCTATAGTGACGGAAAAAGGACTCTTAATTGTAAGCATCGCCATTTGTGGTTTTGCTAATTTTAGTAGTGTTGGTATGTTGATTGGCGGCATTGGAACACTTGCGCCAGAAAGAAGACCTGATTTGGCAAAATTGGGCATAAAAGCGCTGATATGTGGTACTTTAGCCTCTTATCTTTCTGCTTCAATTGCCGGTATTTTGGTATAA
- a CDS encoding bifunctional nuclease family protein encodes MKKIKLDIIGLSYSQTQSGAYALVLGEVNGRRRLPIIIGGFEAQAIAIEIEKMTPSRPLTHDLFKSFADAYHINIQEVIIYNLIEGVFFAKLVCNDGNKILEIDARTSDAIALAVRFNSPIYTYEFILSSAGIIIEGSDFLFLDNMEPIEGNKGIENESSIAPKSKEDLSGFSLEELHDKLQKAIASEAYEKAALIRDELNKRDK; translated from the coding sequence ATGAAGAAGATTAAATTAGATATTATAGGCCTGTCATATAGCCAAACACAATCTGGGGCATATGCATTGGTTTTAGGGGAAGTTAACGGAAGACGCAGATTACCGATAATCATTGGAGGATTTGAAGCGCAGGCAATTGCCATTGAGATAGAAAAGATGACGCCAAGCAGGCCCTTGACACATGATCTCTTTAAGTCTTTCGCTGATGCCTATCATATCAATATTCAGGAAGTAATAATATACAACTTAATAGAAGGGGTTTTCTTTGCTAAATTAGTTTGTAATGATGGTAATAAAATTTTGGAGATTGATGCAAGAACATCAGATGCTATTGCATTAGCTGTACGTTTCAACTCCCCTATTTATACCTATGAATTTATACTTTCTTCTGCTGGAATTATTATAGAAGGAAGTGATTTTCTTTTCCTCGATAATATGGAGCCTATTGAAGGAAATAAAGGCATAGAAAACGAAAGTAGTATTGCTCCTAAAAGTAAAGAAGATCTAAGTGGCTTTAGCCTGGAAGAACTACATGATAAATTACAAAAGGCTATAGCTTCTGAAGCTTATGAAAAAGCCGCTTTAATAAGGGATGAACTAAATAAAAGAGATAAATAA
- a CDS encoding electron transfer flavoprotein subunit alpha/FixB family protein produces the protein MSVLIYIESANNKIKKSAYEVASYASAIAEKLSTSVTATVIGDVENSEIMSLAKYGVSKAVHVNNDKLKNFANQAYASVIAEIAKKEQANVIVLSNSLSGKALAPRIAIKLNAGIVDGALALPEINADKFIVRKTAFSSKAFAYVELSSAIKVISLNPNAYEIVKKAVDLTIEAYNPEVRDRDLKAVIKEISQVSNKVSLADADIVVSAGRGLKGPENWGMIEELANLLGAATACSKPVSDAGWRPHSEHVGQTGLAISPNLYIAIGISGAIQHLAGVSSSKTIVVINKDPEAPFFKVADYGIIGDAFEIVPKIIQELKSLKANS, from the coding sequence ATGTCTGTCCTAATATATATTGAAAGCGCAAATAATAAAATAAAAAAGTCTGCTTATGAAGTAGCTTCGTATGCTTCTGCAATTGCAGAAAAACTAAGCACTTCTGTTACGGCAACCGTTATTGGAGACGTGGAAAACAGTGAAATAATGTCTTTGGCAAAATACGGAGTTTCTAAAGCAGTACACGTTAACAATGATAAGTTGAAAAACTTTGCCAACCAGGCTTACGCTTCTGTTATAGCTGAAATTGCAAAAAAAGAACAAGCAAACGTAATTGTTCTTAGTAACTCCCTTTCGGGAAAGGCGCTGGCTCCAAGAATAGCCATCAAATTAAATGCTGGTATTGTGGATGGAGCATTAGCACTACCTGAAATAAATGCAGATAAGTTTATTGTTAGAAAAACAGCCTTTTCCAGTAAGGCATTCGCTTATGTAGAATTATCATCGGCTATTAAAGTGATTTCGCTTAACCCAAATGCTTATGAAATTGTAAAAAAGGCAGTTGATTTGACTATTGAAGCTTATAATCCTGAGGTTCGAGATCGCGATCTAAAAGCCGTGATTAAAGAGATATCCCAGGTTAGCAATAAAGTTTCTCTTGCTGATGCAGATATTGTAGTATCCGCAGGCAGGGGTTTAAAAGGTCCTGAAAATTGGGGCATGATTGAAGAATTGGCAAATCTACTAGGTGCTGCTACCGCTTGCTCTAAGCCTGTTTCGGATGCAGGATGGCGTCCGCATAGCGAACATGTTGGACAAACCGGATTGGCCATAAGCCCTAATTTGTATATCGCTATAGGTATTTCGGGCGCAATTCAGCATTTGGCAGGAGTTTCCTCTTCTAAGACAATTGTTGTTATTAATAAAGACCCGGAAGCTCCATTTTTCAAAGTGGCCGACTATGGAATTATTGGTGATGCATTTGAAATTGTGCCTAAAATTATACAAGAACTTAAATCTTTGAAAGCGAATAGCTAA
- a CDS encoding electron transfer flavoprotein subunit beta/FixA family protein yields the protein MKILVCISNVPDTTTKITFTDNNTKFNDNGVQFIINPYDEIALAKAIELAESNNGEVTVIHVGEASADATIRKALAIGAHRAVRINATPIDAYFVAKEISQYAKANAFDLILTGKESIDYNGSLVAGMLGELLDMPSFAAIKKLDLDGNQATVEREIEGGKEVIALPLPFVAGTSEGVAEPKIPNMRGIMSARTKPLEVVETDSIEGLTTILRYETPPPRGTVKLINANEAEKLISILHHEAKVI from the coding sequence ATGAAAATATTAGTTTGCATCAGTAACGTACCGGATACGACTACAAAAATAACTTTTACGGACAATAACACTAAATTTAATGATAACGGAGTTCAATTTATCATTAATCCATACGACGAAATTGCTTTAGCAAAGGCTATAGAGCTTGCAGAAAGCAATAATGGAGAGGTTACTGTGATACATGTTGGTGAAGCATCTGCTGATGCTACCATAAGAAAAGCTTTAGCTATTGGTGCCCATAGGGCTGTGAGAATAAATGCAACCCCTATAGATGCATATTTTGTGGCAAAAGAGATCTCTCAATACGCAAAGGCAAATGCTTTTGATTTGATTCTCACCGGAAAAGAATCTATAGATTATAATGGTTCTCTTGTAGCGGGAATGCTGGGAGAGCTTTTAGACATGCCATCTTTTGCGGCTATAAAAAAATTAGACTTAGACGGTAATCAAGCGACTGTTGAACGTGAAATTGAAGGCGGAAAGGAAGTAATAGCTTTACCTTTGCCTTTTGTTGCCGGTACTTCTGAAGGTGTCGCCGAACCGAAAATCCCAAATATGAGAGGAATCATGTCTGCAAGAACTAAACCTTTGGAGGTTGTTGAAACTGATTCCATAGAAGGTTTGACAACTATTTTAAGGTATGAAACTCCCCCTCCAAGGGGAACGGTAAAATTAATTAACGCAAATGAAGCCGAGAAATTGATTTCTATTTTACACCATGAAGCAAAAGTGATTTAA
- a CDS encoding tetratricopeptide repeat protein: MNRLEKLHEFLNAEPNDPFLKYALATEYLRINNHQEALKFYLDLVKNHEDYVGTYYHLGKLYEALGEKEKALATYEKGIDVARKIKDQHALSELLGVYNNLQDELYD, translated from the coding sequence ATGAACAGGTTAGAGAAGCTTCACGAGTTTTTAAACGCAGAACCAAACGATCCATTTTTAAAGTACGCTCTCGCTACAGAGTATCTAAGAATAAATAACCACCAAGAGGCATTAAAGTTTTACCTCGACCTGGTAAAAAATCATGAGGATTATGTAGGTACTTATTATCATCTTGGTAAATTGTACGAAGCCCTTGGAGAAAAGGAAAAAGCCCTGGCTACTTACGAAAAAGGGATTGATGTAGCTCGAAAAATAAAGGATCAGCATGCTTTAAGCGAACTTTTAGGCGTGTATAATAATTTACAGGACGAATTGTACGACTAA
- the chrA gene encoding chromate efflux transporter: protein MRKRHIIFLRDVLWFMLTSFGGAQAHIAILLNDFVIKRRYLSEEELLEMNSLTQILPGPASTQTLVGIAYKVGGYYLSILTFLIWILPSAAVMCFVAITYKEFSLKDEFTQVNKLIQPLALGIVAFGAFSFGKKILTSNVTISLAIIAGICSLILKNAYVFPIMILIGGIVTSATESKWDESQVRISLFSSINQKKLVYFIGVLLLFGLLGTIINKTSPFSLPVRMFENFYRNGILIFGGGNVLVPLMFTEFVEMKRYLSSSEFLTGYAVQQAIPGPTFSFTSYLGAMTFANQGYGIFGQIWGALIAVLGINLPGLILMLFIVPFWEDLKKINMIKNSLSGVNAVGVGFMAAAFILLLIPAEINFLSVFIMTGTFLLLNFTKLKTPYLILAGVLVGYFFL, encoded by the coding sequence ATGAGAAAGCGTCACATTATCTTTTTAAGGGATGTGCTTTGGTTTATGTTAACTTCTTTTGGGGGGGCACAAGCCCATATAGCCATCCTTCTGAATGATTTTGTGATTAAACGGAGATATTTGAGTGAAGAGGAATTGCTCGAGATGAATTCTCTTACACAAATATTACCCGGCCCGGCTTCTACGCAAACTTTGGTTGGGATTGCTTATAAAGTAGGTGGCTATTATTTATCAATACTTACTTTTCTGATCTGGATTTTACCGTCGGCAGCCGTTATGTGCTTCGTCGCTATTACTTACAAAGAGTTTTCTCTTAAAGACGAATTTACACAAGTAAATAAACTGATTCAGCCATTGGCTTTAGGAATAGTTGCTTTTGGAGCATTTTCTTTTGGAAAGAAAATACTCACCTCTAATGTCACAATTAGTTTAGCAATTATAGCAGGAATTTGTTCGCTTATTTTAAAAAATGCTTATGTATTTCCCATTATGATATTAATCGGGGGAATTGTAACATCTGCAACAGAAAGTAAATGGGATGAATCGCAGGTTAGGATTTCCTTATTCTCCAGTATAAACCAAAAAAAATTAGTCTATTTTATTGGTGTTTTATTGCTTTTTGGACTATTAGGGACCATTATTAATAAAACTTCCCCTTTCAGCTTACCTGTAAGGATGTTCGAGAATTTTTACCGGAACGGTATTCTGATATTCGGAGGAGGGAATGTGCTGGTTCCATTAATGTTCACCGAGTTTGTAGAAATGAAACGTTACCTTTCCAGCTCGGAATTTCTGACTGGATATGCGGTGCAACAGGCGATTCCGGGACCTACCTTTTCATTTACATCATATTTAGGTGCTATGACCTTTGCAAATCAGGGTTATGGTATATTTGGTCAGATCTGGGGAGCCTTAATTGCTGTATTGGGGATCAATCTTCCAGGGCTAATCCTTATGCTCTTTATAGTTCCTTTTTGGGAAGATTTGAAGAAAATAAATATGATAAAAAACTCACTGTCAGGAGTAAATGCGGTAGGAGTAGGTTTTATGGCAGCCGCTTTCATTTTATTACTCATTCCGGCAGAAATCAATTTCCTTTCAGTATTTATTATGACGGGAACTTTTCTCTTATTGAATTTTACTAAACTAAAAACCCCTTACCTTATTCTGGCAGGGGTTCTCGTTGGATATTTCTTTTTATAA
- the dnaB gene encoding replicative DNA helicase — MSFEPESNKLPISRDRRSRLSAPAGTSSLGKLPPQALDLEEAVLGSLMIEKDALSTVIDILKPNVFYKEAHQKIFEAIQTLFTQSSPVDILTVVSQLRKQGDLEVVGGAFYITELTNRVASAANIEYHARIISQKFIQRELIRISTDIINQSYEDTSDVFELLDYAEKNLFDIAQNNLRRDSRKMDDVVKESVKILESLKDKDDSLTGVPSGFTALDRMTNGWQKSDLVIIAARPAMGKTAFVLSCARNAAVMFKKAVVVFSLEMSSVQLTNRLIAGEAEIEQEKIRKGKLLDWEWHQLTSKVGALSEAPIILDDTPALNIFEFRAKCRRLKSQYDIQMVIIDYLQLMSGKSDGKGGGNREQEISSISRALKQVAKELEIPVIALSQLSRAVESRPGGAKRPMLSDLRESGAIEQDADMVLFLYRPEYYGLDQDENGNPTAGVGEVIIAKHRNGETGIVPLRFIGKYVKFADLEDGYGTMGAPALDSAANADPFNMSPSSQFDTITLQPKNWDSDEDAPF, encoded by the coding sequence ATGAGTTTTGAGCCAGAATCCAATAAGTTGCCCATTAGCAGAGACAGGAGATCTAGATTAAGTGCACCTGCAGGAACCTCTAGCCTTGGAAAATTACCTCCACAGGCACTAGATTTAGAAGAGGCCGTATTAGGTTCTTTAATGATAGAAAAGGATGCATTATCTACCGTTATCGATATATTAAAACCGAATGTCTTCTATAAAGAAGCACATCAAAAAATATTTGAAGCTATACAAACTTTATTTACTCAGTCTTCTCCCGTAGATATACTCACGGTTGTTTCTCAATTGAGAAAACAGGGAGATTTAGAGGTTGTTGGTGGTGCATTCTATATTACGGAATTAACTAATAGGGTTGCTTCGGCTGCAAATATTGAATATCATGCTCGTATTATTTCTCAGAAATTTATCCAGCGTGAGCTGATTAGGATTTCCACAGATATTATCAACCAATCTTATGAAGATACCAGCGACGTTTTCGAACTGCTGGATTATGCAGAAAAAAATCTTTTTGATATTGCGCAAAACAACCTTCGACGCGACTCCCGTAAAATGGATGACGTTGTAAAGGAGTCGGTGAAGATTCTAGAGTCATTGAAAGATAAGGATGACTCGCTAACAGGAGTACCTTCAGGTTTTACAGCTTTGGACAGAATGACCAATGGCTGGCAAAAATCAGATTTGGTTATCATCGCAGCGAGACCTGCAATGGGTAAAACAGCTTTCGTTTTGAGTTGCGCCCGAAATGCCGCCGTAATGTTTAAAAAAGCGGTAGTTGTATTCTCTTTAGAGATGTCCTCGGTTCAGTTAACCAATCGTCTTATAGCTGGAGAAGCAGAAATTGAGCAGGAAAAAATACGTAAAGGAAAATTATTGGATTGGGAGTGGCATCAATTAACTTCTAAGGTGGGTGCTTTGAGTGAGGCTCCAATTATATTAGACGACACTCCCGCTTTAAATATCTTTGAATTTAGAGCCAAATGCCGACGTCTGAAATCACAATATGATATCCAGATGGTCATCATTGACTACTTACAGCTGATGAGTGGTAAATCTGATGGTAAAGGTGGCGGTAATCGTGAGCAGGAGATCTCCAGTATCTCCAGAGCCTTAAAACAGGTTGCTAAAGAATTGGAAATTCCTGTAATCGCCTTATCACAGTTAAGTAGAGCTGTGGAAAGCAGACCGGGTGGAGCGAAAAGACCGATGCTTTCCGACTTACGTGAATCCGGAGCGATTGAACAGGATGCGGATATGGTACTATTCCTTTATCGTCCGGAATATTACGGTTTGGATCAGGATGAAAATGGTAATCCAACCGCAGGTGTCGGCGAAGTTATTATAGCTAAGCACAGGAACGGTGAAACTGGTATTGTTCCATTACGATTTATCGGTAAGTACGTGAAATTTGCAGATCTAGAAGACGGTTATGGTACTATGGGTGCACCTGCACTTGATTCGGCCGCAAACGCAGATCCTTTCAATATGTCTCCTTCATCTCAATTCGATACCATTACTTTGCAACCAAAGAATTGGGATAGTGATGAAGACGCTCCTTTTTAA
- the rlmB gene encoding 23S rRNA (guanosine(2251)-2'-O)-methyltransferase RlmB translates to MQDRNFKRQEPRESNQMIFGIRAVIEAIKAGKDIESLFIQRGLTGGIYTELKTLLREFDIPSQQVPVEKLNRITAKNHQGVIAFISPITYQKIEDIIPQVYEKGETPLILILDNITDVRNFGAIARTAECSGVHAIVIPKRGAAQINPDAVKTSAGALYKVPVCRHDSLLQILRFLKDSGLQIVSCTEKTDDLIYKPDYTVPTAVIMGAEDTGISFELIRNSDYLTKIPMAGEIESLNVSVSAGIILYEAVRQRL, encoded by the coding sequence ATGCAAGACAGGAATTTCAAAAGACAGGAGCCCCGGGAATCCAACCAGATGATTTTTGGTATCAGGGCGGTTATAGAAGCAATTAAAGCAGGCAAAGACATTGAATCCTTATTTATACAAAGAGGGTTAACAGGAGGGATTTATACCGAGCTTAAAACTTTATTAAGAGAATTTGATATTCCTTCCCAGCAGGTTCCGGTTGAAAAACTTAACAGGATTACTGCTAAGAACCATCAGGGAGTTATTGCATTTATTTCTCCAATTACTTATCAAAAAATAGAAGATATTATTCCGCAGGTTTACGAAAAAGGGGAAACACCTTTAATTTTAATACTGGATAATATTACCGATGTAAGGAATTTTGGTGCTATTGCCAGAACAGCCGAATGCTCCGGAGTTCATGCTATTGTTATTCCAAAAAGAGGTGCAGCCCAAATTAATCCGGATGCTGTAAAAACTTCAGCGGGAGCTTTATACAAAGTACCAGTTTGTCGACATGATAGTCTACTTCAGATTTTACGATTCCTGAAAGATTCAGGCTTGCAAATTGTATCCTGTACAGAAAAAACTGACGATTTGATTTATAAACCAGATTACACAGTACCTACCGCTGTGATTATGGGAGCAGAAGATACCGGGATTTCTTTCGAATTAATTAGAAACTCCGACTATCTAACTAAAATCCCAATGGCAGGCGAAATAGAGTCATTAAATGTCTCGGTATCCGCTGGAATTATACTTTACGAAGCCGTTAGACAACGCCTATAA